A genomic segment from Verrucomicrobiota bacterium encodes:
- a CDS encoding phosphocholine cytidylyltransferase family protein, with protein sequence MDAIIYAAGRARRLDRFSEGKTKILLEFGGRSLLERHVDLLARLRVSKIHVVTGYLHEQVQAVLPLLASRYGVVVEEIYNPDFLEGSVLSMEVSLPTIQRAQEPILLMDGDVLYHSSMLRQLMDAESPTALLVDTAFSKADDDPVLVPMNRGRPFEFVKMWRGESERLGESVGFFKLDPRDIPKLVEETRIRCVPERRSESYDEVLRALVRDGRFGAVDVTGIPWTEIDFPSDITRAEREILPKLD encoded by the coding sequence ATGGATGCGATTATTTATGCCGCCGGGCGGGCTCGCCGGCTCGATCGATTTTCCGAGGGCAAGACGAAGATATTGCTCGAATTCGGGGGACGATCCCTTTTGGAGCGGCATGTGGATCTTCTCGCGCGCCTGCGCGTTTCGAAAATTCACGTGGTGACCGGATACTTGCACGAGCAAGTCCAAGCGGTGCTGCCGCTGCTGGCTTCCCGTTACGGTGTGGTGGTGGAGGAAATCTATAACCCGGACTTCTTGGAGGGCAGTGTGCTCAGCATGGAAGTCTCGCTGCCGACCATCCAGCGGGCCCAGGAGCCGATTCTGTTGATGGACGGCGACGTGCTTTATCACTCCTCGATGTTACGCCAACTGATGGACGCCGAGTCACCCACTGCATTATTGGTCGACACCGCTTTTTCGAAAGCGGACGACGATCCGGTCTTGGTGCCGATGAACCGCGGGAGACCGTTTGAGTTTGTAAAAATGTGGAGAGGGGAGTCGGAGCGCTTGGGTGAGTCCGTGGGGTTCTTCAAACTGGATCCGAGGGATATTCCGAAGCTTGTGGAGGAGACGCGGATTCGATGCGTTCCGGAGCGGCGTTCCGAGTCGTACGACGAGGTGCTGCGCGCGCTCGTTCGCGACGGGCGTTTTGGCGCGGTTGATGTCACGGGAATTCCCTGGACCGAGATTGATTTTCCCTCCGATATCACACGGGCCGAGCGAGAGATACTGCCGAAGCTGGATTGA